Genomic segment of Pseudothermotoga hypogea DSM 11164 = NBRC 106472:
AGCGCGGCTGGCTCATCGACGTATCCGTCAACTATCAACGCCCGCATCCTCTTTGTTTCATCTCTCCTTGGTGAGAAGGGACTTCACCTGTTCGAGGACAGATTGGTCCTGAGCTATGATGTACAGATAGTAATCCTTTCCTTTGATCCTGAGGAGTTGTTCGTTCTGTTCAATGTTCACCGTCACATCTTTCGATGAGCACACCATCTTTATCACCGATCCAGATTTGTGGTTTGCGATGATCATGACGACTTGTTCGCCACCGATCTGCAACCGCGAAACCGTGTACCAGTTGACAGTGCTCAGGATCAACTTTATTTCGTTTGGAAGGTTAACCGTCTCCTCTGCGGATTTGATTCCGTAACGTTGCGCGACCTCTTCGAAACTCTCCTTGAGGACTTCCACGTGCTCGTAAACCAGTTCTGTCGTGACGTTGTTGAAGACTCTGACAATTTTCTCTGGAAGACCCTCTTGGGTGATGAACGCGGTGAACAAACCTGAAGGAGAATCCACGGTGATCTTATACTTCTTGTCGACTTTCTCCAGCTTCGTGATGCCTTGCTCTCTCAGTTGTTTGATGAACAGATCCTCAAGGTCGAGTATCTCCAGAGGCGAGTTACGATAGTTGTTGGGTTGTCCCATGACGAAGAGGCCAGATCGCCTTGCCCAAACCAAGAAGACCGGGTCAAGAACGTGTACGATCTTGTCGTTTGGCCACCTGTAAACCATCTCGACTCGTGTCTTGTTCGTTGGGCCTTTCTCAACGACGATCCTTCTACCGAAGTAGGACGAGTTCAAATAGAGTTCAATGAACGATTGTGCGAGAACTAAGCTCGTTACCAAAACTATTGCTGCGAGGAACAAAGTTCTTCTCATCTACACGTACTCTCCTGGACCTTCAAAATCCGTCTCCCACCAGTTTGACCAGGCTCAGATAGTCAAAAACTTCCGATACAACCTTACTCTCTTGCACCATGGGTTCGACGTTCCGTCTTGGGACAAGGTTGAAAGTGATGTAAAACGCGGCTGCAACCACGGCGACACCCATTGCGACTTCCCAGAGGATTCTTCGAGGTTTCATGAATCTGTGGATGATCTTTTCTTCGAGCTTTGCACTCGGTCTGTAGTCGTACCTCATTCGAAAGACCTTCAAAGCTTCAGAGTAGAGTTTGATATCGTTCTTCGTTTTCTCGTCCAGGACTTCATCGTCAAACTCACCGTCGAGGAAACCGTTGAACCTGTCCTCGCTCATTCGCGAGCCTCCTCCAGCAATCTCTTCAACCTCTTTCTCGCATAATGCAAACTGCTCTTGACACTTCCGATAGGTTTAGACACGATTTTGCTTATCTCTTCGTAGCTCAAACCATCGACGTCGCGCAACTTTATCAACAGCCTGTCTTCGGGTGACAACTTTTCCAGCGCATCCATGATCCTCTCGTATTCCAGCTCTCCCGTGACGGTCTCCTCCGTATCGATCTCTGAAACAGGATGCTGACTCGGATGTTCCTCATCTTCGGTGAAATCCGTCAAAATTTCGCTCCTTCTTTTGTACTTCGCCAGATAATCCTTGCACACGTTCACAGCGATTCTGTATATCCACGTCGACAGCTTGGAATCCCCTTTGAATTTCCTTATACTCTTGAAGATTCTCAACATCACATCTTGTACCACGTCGTCGACATCGTCTGAGCCAAGGTACGACCTCGCTATGGAACCGATCTTGCCGGCATATTCTCTATAGAGAATTCTGAATGCTCTCTCATCCCCGTGTCTCAGTCCCTCGACGAGTTCTTCGTCACGCATCCTCTTCCTCCTATTTTGACCAGTGCGCTATGCACGAAGTTCACGACAAAGGATCCTGTCGCCCTCACAGAATGGCCGATCGATCATCTGAAGGACCATCTCTCCGACAGGGTTCTTCACACCCGCGAGACGATCGGCCACGTGAAGGTGCAAACACTTAACAGTTCTCAGGTTACGTATACCACCGGTGCCGAGTCGAGACAGGATCTGCCGCGCACCTTCGTTACGTACAACCTTGTCCCTGAGCTCTCGTACTTGTAGGTGTGCGTCGATGTACGCCCTTTCAAAGTCCGGATCTTCGTTGATGATCTTTTCAAACCTGCTGATCCATCCGAGTTGCTCGAGCCGGGATATCTCTCTACAGAGTTTTGGACAAACCAGCCAGAAGAGCGTTGGGAAAGGCTTTCCATCGATTTCACATTCGTTCTCTATGACCACGGGAAAATTGTGCTCGCACCTGAGCACGACTCTCCTCACGCCGAGAGGTTTTCTGCCGATCTGTCTTTCGATGATCAATACGTCTTCAAACAGAACGCCTTCCAATCTTCCAACTCAGCCTCCTCAACAATTTGAAGGCTTTTCTCTCTAACGGCCATCTTAACTTTTTCGTCATCCACACGAGGAATACCAGACACGATGATCCTGGAACCGGCTTTCGTAACCCTGTCAATCTGTTTCAACAAGGATATTACCAGATTCGTCGTCAGATTCGCAACGACCAGATCGAACGTGCCAGAAACGTTCTCCAAAAGGTCCGACAGTTTGATGTCTATTTGGACTCGGTTCCTGCGCGCAAATTCTTTGGCTATCTCCACAGCCACAGGATCGTTGTCAACCGCAACGACTTTTCTAACACCGAGTTTTTTGGCAATGATGGCAAGTACTCCTGTGCCGCATCCCACATCCAGCACACGATCTTTACTTTTCAAATGATTATACATCAGCCGTGCCGCCAGTTTCGTTGTGGGATGATCTCCTGTGCCGAACGCAGCGCTCGGTTTCATCTTGATCACTATCGCATTCTTTCTGAACCTGTGCGTCGGATCTATCCAGACATTCGGGACGATCTCGAAAGGCTTCAAGCGAAGGTACAAAAACCAGTCGCGCTCCTGAGTCAGCTTCTTATCGATCAGTTCGCACCCAAACTGGAGTCGAAGCCGCTCGAGCAGACCCTCATCGTTCGTGTAGACGCGAACGAAGTTTCCATTTTCAGTGGCCTCGAGCGCGAAGTTGAAAAAATTAAGACCCAGAAGGAATTCCTCGACTCCTTCTGGGTCGGGACAGGTCAGCAACCATTCGATCGTCTTTCTTCCACTCACAGGCTTTCCTCTAAGGTTCTCTTGACAAAGTTCGGCAAAACGAAACACGCCTTGTGCAACTCTTCGTTGTAGTACTTCAACTGCTGCGACATCGCTCTCGCAGCTTCAAACCTGTAGTCTTTGATCGGATCCAGTCCCTTCGAAGCAAGTATGTAAAGCCAAAAGCCTGATGGGTACGTCGTCATGAAACCAACGTAGGCCTTGACAACGGGAAAGATACTCTTTATCCTTCTGTAAGCTATCTTCGTCCAGTTGAAATCGTACAGCGCGTTCTCTGCCTCGGCACACATAACACCACCATCTTTCAGAGCGTCAAAGCACGCCCTGTAGAAATCCTGTGTGAACAAGTGTCCTCCTTCACCGGCCGTTGGGTCTGTCGAATCGATTATGATCACGTCGAATTGATTCTTGATTTTCTTGACATACTCGGCACCGTTTTCGAAGACGAGCTCTACCTTGTCGCTGTTGAAGGCCTCTCCCGTCTTGAGGTACTGTTTTGAAACTTCAACCACACGCCTGTCGATTTCACAGAGAACCACACTCTCAACCTCAGGATGTCTCAGTACCTCTCTGAGCGTTCCTCCGTCCCCTCCACCTATGATGAGCACATTCTTCGGGTTCGGGTGAGTGAACATGGGCACGTGTGCGAGCATCTCGTGGTACATGAACTCGTCTTTGTCTGTGGTCATAGTGATGCCATCTAAGGCGAACACCCTACCCAAAGTTGGGTTGTCGAAGATGTCTATCCTCTGGATCGGAGTTTGCTCAGAATGAACCATACGGGCGATCTTCATGAAC
This window contains:
- a CDS encoding 50S ribosomal protein L11 methyltransferase, with the protein product MSGRKTIEWLLTCPDPEGVEEFLLGLNFFNFALEATENGNFVRVYTNDEGLLERLRLQFGCELIDKKLTQERDWFLYLRLKPFEIVPNVWIDPTHRFRKNAIVIKMKPSAAFGTGDHPTTKLAARLMYNHLKSKDRVLDVGCGTGVLAIIAKKLGVRKVVAVDNDPVAVEIAKEFARRNRVQIDIKLSDLLENVSGTFDLVVANLTTNLVISLLKQIDRVTKAGSRIIVSGIPRVDDEKVKMAVREKSLQIVEEAELEDWKAFCLKTY
- a CDS encoding RNA polymerase sigma factor, which gives rise to MRDEELVEGLRHGDERAFRILYREYAGKIGSIARSYLGSDDVDDVVQDVMLRIFKSIRKFKGDSKLSTWIYRIAVNVCKDYLAKYKRRSEILTDFTEDEEHPSQHPVSEIDTEETVTGELEYERIMDALEKLSPEDRLLIKLRDVDGLSYEEISKIVSKPIGSVKSSLHYARKRLKRLLEEARE
- a CDS encoding DUF501 domain-containing protein, whose protein sequence is MEGVLFEDVLIIERQIGRKPLGVRRVVLRCEHNFPVVIENECEIDGKPFPTLFWLVCPKLCREISRLEQLGWISRFEKIINEDPDFERAYIDAHLQVRELRDKVVRNEGARQILSRLGTGGIRNLRTVKCLHLHVADRLAGVKNPVGEMVLQMIDRPFCEGDRILCRELRA
- the speE gene encoding polyamine aminopropyltransferase; translation: MNEKLLAGKHLWYFEYYTGGDVGLFMKIARMVHSEQTPIQRIDIFDNPTLGRVFALDGITMTTDKDEFMYHEMLAHVPMFTHPNPKNVLIIGGGDGGTLREVLRHPEVESVVLCEIDRRVVEVSKQYLKTGEAFNSDKVELVFENGAEYVKKIKNQFDVIIIDSTDPTAGEGGHLFTQDFYRACFDALKDGGVMCAEAENALYDFNWTKIAYRRIKSIFPVVKAYVGFMTTYPSGFWLYILASKGLDPIKDYRFEAARAMSQQLKYYNEELHKACFVLPNFVKRTLEESL